The Triticum aestivum cultivar Chinese Spring chromosome 5A, IWGSC CS RefSeq v2.1, whole genome shotgun sequence genomic sequence aaaattaaaatagtcttctagccctacctgacaccctggtgattgtagtttgcacgctcatctggtcaagacaggaatatatattttaatttgttttttttcttcgaaaaggtgggactccctggcctctgcatcagaacgatgcatacagccacatatattttaatttgtggtgggtaaatgttagaggttgcagcaaatatattgtacactacgggtctttcagccaagtttagaggcaagcatgtggggccagtgctatgatgtgtcgcgtcaactcgtacaacgaggagaagcttgattttactacacgccttctccctcacccatgcgcgcggttgctcacaAATGAGGATAGGCTTTTACTTAGTAggacttctacaacaagctatccgtcctgctcacggtggacggacatgcagcagtggattcgacactgtagaagcagtagtagtaacatcattgttcgtcttctcaaagaggcgaagagccaagcgcaaaccgaatgttgcagttgcgaacattggagcacgcatatagccaggcttttgcatgagacaaaattgctatgtgagcccactattgtactagtacatacaactacttgctagtatagccttgtaaaccagaaaggagtatttgcccttctagagatttcaacaagtgactagactacaccaagacggagtacatatggagcaaaatgagtgaatctgcaccgtaaataaatacgtactagttctatcgttttcctctcctaggtgcacaatattgagtatactgactagtctctttttgacacgcatttacgttttttacacagtacagacacaagcgctcatatacacgtgcatacactcacccctatgaacacacacacgcacgacactatcatcttgaaatttacgaagtcaccataggcacctcattgtcgacgggtccataggtgcttgaacgccaaggagggagagggtagcggttcccgagacattgaacggtcaatgatgcatcctcaattacaggCAGAGGGAATTAactggagaagcagaatagagccagcacgatgtgaatgcaactgagtttggactctcatataataaaggcgccccaccactccaatccatctactcccaagtctctgcgcaacactgctcactccaatccaagaccaagtgaccagaagccacaagcacctatagAGGTGATGGACGCGAgcagcagtcggctgtgccaaatcatccaaggcgccggcctacggccccgcaccgcgcagcatttccaaatggtgctggcgaccgcaggcatcgtagccctcgctgacgccggcttcgcctctcgcatggatgacatgatggtcaactccatccgcaagttcaccaccgtcaagaagcgcacggacgaccttgccgtactgctccagcccgcgtgcccaggatcctcattgcctgccaccctcatcggcctccatggtgacgaactctttcaagccctggtggccctgcaggtgtcggaggtcgtgacgaagaatgtgcacctcgaggccgcgctcgccgcgcagcacctcaccatgcaagaaaccgtcgacctgcacatccacgtctacaaggaaatcgtctacataggcaactacaaggcaagcgaggacagaaagacgttggccttcttccagcggctggaatctttggacgccattgttcaaaagcacgtcgacctggccacgaaagccgctgctacttaggcgccgttcggtgggccggcgccctgagtcgaggatgtggacgtcgtcgatggatgcatctcttcttcttgcctcctgtaaccagcactgcatcggctcgtggccttaatgttttattattatagtactccctccgttcccaaatataagtctttctaaagattccagcaagtgactactacatacggagcaaaatgagtgaatctgcactctaaactatgtctacatacatatgtatgttgcattccatttgaaatagtatctaaaaaggattatatttatgaacggagggattatatggcatttttattccagtcgtaatgttttcactatgaggtggggccgcagttgagcaaacccaccccgcccaccgtgcgtcGGCctagtttagaattagaagagagaaaagacggaggagagctagctgtagcacggacgctgttgtcagatgggactcgtgtttatagaataggagtactgagcacttgtGCCTCTTTTTTTGAGtgaaaattagtcgtatgtctagtaccactagttgggtgcgtgcgacctatagctgtcatcactttaggtctcctttttgaaccacggctatgcttcacagtacatattatttcacacatttatcctcctatatgtactcctaggttatttccacgtgctcccatttaccgacatgtgggacatagagcatctaggtcgtagtgcatgcacgactcggagcatatgccggggtactttacatttcagacctcatgaatttcatgcaaaccccccgcagaagaataaataaatgaatgaattactacatgaaacctgattattttcatagaaaccggagcacgtttattaaattttggacataacatgtttataaaaaatgaccggaccgaaaacagtctaagggcctctttgatttttcccgcaaaaaaggggcctctttgattcgtaggatactgaaaacacaggaatggggaaagtatgatggcgatgaaccgagacgaggagaactctaactcagttagaggttagagttagattctaaccctgaactaactctaaaccaaagaggtgtatggatggcacgGTTAggttgacaataaatgctctatctcaatcatttcactactttggaccctatttcctgccggatttggagggtgcttggatacgttttagttccatgactaaaagtagtgagactaaaacttgctagcctcacccatgcttggatccaaatactaaagagactaaaatcaagttaatgagcatttattatcctccaaaccctccaatccagaactcgcctgtgttaaaggagaggagttaaatgaggagagagatgaCTAATtgacattttagtaggggtacccctgactaaatttttttagtctcaagactagttttagcccctctttagtcaggggtgcttggaacttttagcctcttaaagagactatttttagtcagactaaaataagtcccttggatccaagcaccctcttggtgtggccggctcttctgtggcctcctcccgctcacaattgacataaacaaaccatctatacaaatcaagcatgcaaaacatgataatttttattttgtccatacaaatgagatatcccacttaaacatacaagtcgtcaatcaagcttcacaaaataaaaaaacacttcatgaaacaaagaatgagataactcatcacggaagtcattcacgatagggagggagcccggagcccctcacgcaccgagggaggagctctccattgtcgctctggaggaaggctctgtagagcccaagccccgggaacccctccgacgccggcccttgcgagttgaggtcgacaccgacatgggtagcagggccgcttgccgccgactaggAACTtgatctttgggcctctagaaataatgcaatcctataactaaaatacctagaaaggtgaactgaatctttgggcctctagaaataatgcaagcctgaaactgaaatacctagaaaggtgaactgaatctttgggcctctagaaataatgcaagcctaaaattgaaatacctagaaaggtgaactgaatctttgggcctctagaaataatgcaagcctgaaattgaaatacctagaaaggtgacctgaatctttgggcctctagaaagatttattacctcctcaagcagcatcaaacaattccatgcgtgcaccacaaatctataccatgtttgatcaggatctacttttccaaatcagaattagcgctagagcaagcaagatcactgatctggccgtgagacagagaaggaaccaacaaactcacccctctcgcgacctccctggtagatgcgccaccgccgcgcatgaaagagggagaaaaatgaccggtgaagggggagcggggcgaccttcgaaggccggagggagagggcggccggagtaggcaCTAATACAGGATTGGTCTCTTGTAACACGTTGATGTGCTACTACAGCTTAGATATTGTGTTACTGAAGCACGCAGTAACATGTTTTTGTATGTGTTCCTGTAGGCTATGTTACTAGGTGGTGTCTATTGTAGCACATAAACATTGTTCCTATATGTATTTACAGGTGTTACAGTTGTATTGCTGCAACACAAGCCATATGTGTTACCGAAGGCCTTGGTAACACCTTTTTAGAACTATAGGCACACACTTTGTAACATGTTTTTCCTAGCGTAGCAACATCGTTAGTAACATGTTTTAACAAAACTGCAACACAATTAGTAATCATTGGCAGTAATTACAATAGGGCTTTGTAACGCGTTTTGATATTCCAGCAACACGATTTCTTTACTATAGCAACACAGTAGTAACATAATTTTGTACATATTGGAACATCTCTAGTGGTGATTGGTAGCAAACACAGTAACATATTTTCCTAACTATAGTAACACGGCATAATTAGTCCAATGTGGTACTGCAAAATTTTTGTATGAAATATTGTATAAATATAGTTTTTTGTTTTTATACTTCCTCATAGTGAAAATCGATAAGCAATATGACATGGATACACAGTGTATACTATATAAAAGGACCATGGACATAAAGCTAGAATATGCAcaagaaaaatgatataaaatatcaATAAGGTTCTTGCCATTCCATAGCATTTATAACAATGAACATATAGAAGATCCATATTGTAGCAAAAATAAAATACATTTCTCAACCCATTAATGTAAACTATAGTACGCGAAAGATTTCCTATAACTGAAACCATGTGACACCCCTATCCATGTTCACTAGAATGTGCCCCTCGGATCTTTCTTGCATGAATATGTCATATTTGCATCTTGATTCCTCATGAGCAGAAGCATCCGAATCAACTCAACCATTGAACCTCTCAATCTGGGGAAAAACAGTCACAACTACATTAAGTATATTACAAATATAATTTAACAAAACTCAAGAAGTTAAATATTGACATACACAAGCTGAAGGCCAAGCAATTGTTAATCCAGAGGTGAAAGCATCGCCAATTGTCATACAATTTTCCCTTTCCCTTACCAAGCGCTCACATTCCTCAATAGGTTGATCAACTTGCACTTCTATGAACTGCCGACCTAGCTCAACGCCACCAACCATTTTTTTTGAACTACAACCCAAAATGCTAGCATGTGCCACATGCCTTTTGTTTGGATATATTGAAGACTTCAGAATCACTTTTGTGCCAACCTAAAAAAGGTTCAAATTATAATTGGCATTAATCAAAATCAATTTTGTGAACACGAATCTAGTATAAACACACTATTTTTGTTACCTCCATGGAAGGACTACGTTTCTGCTTAGAGGGCACATGGACTACAGACTTGTCTTGAGTGCTTTGTTTGTGTACTCTAGTCAAATTTCCATCCATATTCTCCCTGCTCTTTCTCATCTACAGAGAAACATAAGAGGAAAAAATGATTTATCATTGTGATCTTGCAATGTAAAGTTCACAGTGCATTTTATTCATCAAATATTACATGTGCCGACATCATTTTCTAACATCAGGAGAGTCCATTCCATGCAAATCAAACTTAAAATGCAAAAACTCATTCATTCATCATTCCTAGGAAAAATTGTTTCCTATCAATGCTTAGCAAGCAGATTTCTCAAGAGATAACCATTACCTCTCTATCAAAAACAGcatgggctggtgatgatggtacTTGATATGAGAATTTATTGCAACCCTCATTTTCAAGATGATGCTTCtgtacaacaatataaataaattaATAAGTATAGTGTATCATTTATACCATGAGTAACGAGAAGATTCTAACTTGTTTGCCCGACAGAATGTCATTATCTTCGTGTGTGCCATGTTGATGTGTGTTAGTTTTATTCTGCATTTTACATGAAGAGGCATTCTTTTATAGAAAGTTATAAAGTGTACTAATAAATAAACAAATTTACCATTGTTGTATCTCTGGGATTGACCACTATGTGTTTTGCATCAGGTCCATTGGCATGAACTCTCTGCAAAATGAAATATTTATAAATAGAGATGAAAATGAACCAAAACATGTCGAATATATTGACAGTACCTTTCTTTTATTATTATGTAGTACTTCTGGATGAGATTCACCATTACCTACGATTTGGAAATTTTCCTACAATAGAAATTAAACATGTTTCAGTAAAATACTTGTATGAATGCAACAAAAAAGATATTTACCGTTGCCATTTTGTTCgtcccacacacttcatctttgTTTCTTaatgcatcaatgatttggtcttGCTGTTCTATGCGTTGCTTTAGCTTTGCTATTTCCTCCCTAGCATCAGCCTCTTCATCATGTGATGAACCATTTGTTGTGGTCATATTGATGTTCTTGAGATAACGAGGTTTTCGACCATAAACTTGGTTAGGAACAGGAAGCAAGCCCATTCCATGTACTTGTCCAGGCTTTTCATTCCCCAAAACTTTGTGCAAGGCATCACCTTTCCATGCAACTCTTCCCTGGTCACTTTGTGCCAACTCTGGTTGTTCATCAATTACCTTTTCCAACTCAACCTGAAAGAGAAGAATAAAGCATATTGTACTTGTTGTATTCCGTGTTGACTTGATTGTGTAAAAATTGAATGTATAACGTACCACAAACTTATCTTTATCTTTGGCCTTTTTTGGTTTTCTGTGAGTCGCTAAGTAAACCTTCGCTCTATGTGGCTGTTTCTTCTCAGGGTCCTCTTGACGCTGCAAAACCAGAAGTGCGCTGATATGTAAAGAAAAGGCTGTGAAAAGTTAGAAAAAAATATATACTCACAAGGTCCTCAGCCCAACGAGCAAAACTCTTTGTCCCTGCTGTATGAGTTGTCTTCACCTTTGTACGACTTATTTTGTTCTTCTCACTTACTTCCTATTATAATTAAAATATAATGCCAATGCACTACTTAACAGCAGCACATATAGTCCAACTAAATGACAGAGAGCTTACCCTTCCTTCCTTAGACTTCCAAAATTTGACAAGTTCACGCCATTGGTCACTATCCACATATTCTGGACAAAGCTTATACAAAGATTTTCTTTTCTTGTTTGCATTAAAGAAAATTTTCTTCAGACCAGCCTTGAATCTTCTCCGATCTCGCCCGGTAGTTTTTAGTATCCACTTGTCACACTTAGCAGGGTACAAGAACTTTGTCTGCATTTCAGGAAATAATGAATAAGCGTAAACAACAAATGTACGAAGGCAAACTAATAATATGCTAGCTAATATAACTGATTTTCTTCTTCTGTCAGATAAGACTACCTGTACACACTGAAGTATTGTGTCAGCCCCTCCATCCTTCTTGACATTACGCCAGTCCTTTTTGTCAAGTGGACAATAACCCCCAAGTCTAGCTATTGTGCCAAGAAATTTCCCCAGGACTCCACCTTCGTCCCCAATAGGCTGGCCAAGATGATTGCATTTTACAACTATCCGCGCACCATCTGGCATGTTCTAAACAGCCGGTAAGGATGTTCCCCTACGCTTACCGTCACCTGTGGAATTTGTTTACAACAATACTAATTAACTAAAGGCCACATATATTACATTATGTGCTTGCAAAGCACTGAGTGAATAAGGAAAGTAAGGCTACTAATGGAATGGCCAAGAACAAAGGCCAATAATAGCAAAGTACATTTTAGATTTGACATGCATGTATTGTCGGATTAATAAAGAAAATTGggtaagtatatatatatatggagctTGTTTGTTAAGTAAGTGCAAGCCAACTTAAAATTGTTGATCCTTCTTAATTAATATCATACCAGAAATATTGTCGACGCGATCATCTCGACGACCAACTTGATCCTCATTATCCTCCAATTCTTGTGTTTCGGACACTGAATCACGTGACAGCAGAGAATGCTCACTATTGTCACAATCCCCATTGGTGTACTCAGCACGACTCTGAACCACATTCAACCTTTTTGATTTACGCACCGTTCCTGACAATCAATTCATGCACCATTTAATCTGTTAATTACAAGGATAGATAGTAATTTATTTGACCAAGTAGGCTAAGCATGACATGTTCCTACAAAACTGAAATCGTTATTGAGCTTACGGTTGCTATTACTTTGTGACGTCGCCGCCCTAGTTTTTGCTGCTCCTTTATCGAagacaacctcctcctcctctaagCTGGTAATCGGTCCATCATCCTCACGTTGAGGGTCTGATGGAGCAACATCAATGTTTGCCTCCTCGTTGAACACATACAACTGGACCTTCTTCTCATTGGTATGTTCTGATATCATTCTGCTCACATGAATGTCATTATCAATGCGAACCAAATAGCCTCTACCACGCGGGTATTTCTTCCTATAATACAAGAAATCATATGCCGGTGAGAAGCCAACTTCTTCGATCAATTTGACTAACTCATAATAGGAGATATCTGTTCTGTCCATTAATCCCTCAAGAACTTTATGCTGATGATTCTCATCTTCATAGGACAGGCTAATTTTCCATTTTTCCACAGCCATCTACAATGACATGAATGTAAGAAGTATCAGCACCAAACCAACTTTATAGTGGCATTAAAGTGAATAAAAGGTTGACATATATCAGCACCAAACCAACTTTACAGTGGCATGAAAGTGAATAGAAGGTTGACATATTGTTGTTAAAATCTAGGATTTATTCATACAGAAATGGAGGGAAATTACATGATAATGGAAGTGTTTTACATGATGGAGGATACAGACTGCCGGTCAAGCCACTCGCCAAGGTTGTTATTGCTCTGACCAAGCTTAGTTCTAGTAGATAGTGAACATACTAACTTCCTAAATCAAGGGTATAAACTGAATACTAACTGTGTAACATGTACTATGAATTTCAGGTTACATAAATTTTAAAAATCAGTACTAATCAGAGTTCAGAGTACAAGATCGTTGGCCCCAATTTTGTGTAAGTACTGCATATATCAGTACTAATCAGAGTTCAGAGTATAAGATCTTTGGTCCCAATTTTTGTCTAAGTACTGCATATATCAGTACTAACCTGAGTACTATTAATTTCAAAGTACTATCACTACTGTACAAGATATACTATGAATTTCAGAGTACAAGATCGGGGGCCCCCAGTTTTGTATAACTACTGCATATATCAGTACTAATCAGGGGATTATAGCCTACAAAATCAGGGGGTTAAAGACTGAAACCTTAAACTGTAAAGAAGGGGGGAAAAGCAGCAAACATCTCACGTATAGATGCTAAGGTCGATGGTAGTACACAAAACTGCAGAGGAATAAAAATTCAGAGAACATGGTACTACTTCTGCAGTGCATGAAAACCAGACTATAAATCGTATCTTAGTTTAACATAGTGACTAATGATTATAGCCCACCCTCCATTCTTATCCTAAATTAACCACTGGTTGATTTACTTCCTGGTACGCACAAACCTAACACCAAATTCAGAGAGGAAAACAAAGGGAGGAGGAAAGAGACTCAGTCAAGCGTAGAAGGGAGAAATCAACAAAATGGGAGTTTAGATTGATACCAGCCGCGAGAATGGTGTAGTCCTTCTGGATTTAGTTCCGGAGTTGAGGATCGAAGATGTCGTTGCCGCAACGATGCAAACCACACTGAGGCAGATCTGGGCAGCGATGGTTTCAATCAGGCGTTGACGTACAAGCAGGCGCATGGGTGCCTGGGTGGCCGCTGAAAGGCGACGTTGGATGACGATGTAGCGAGTGTtggaggggcggcgaggtggccgctGAGGGGCAGCGACGGAGGCCGCCGAGGTGAGGCTTTTAGGGCGGCGCGAATGATGCAGATGGGATTGGCGATCTAATTTATTTAGCACTTCATTAGTTTATTTTTTTTGCGGTTAGCGCTTCGTTAGTTAACCGGAGGGAAAATTAAGCGGGACTAAATTGAGAGCTTTGGAGGGAACTTTTTGTCCATCGAGAAGTGGAGGAGGGAAATCGAGATGTGGAGGAATTTTTTGTGGGAATAATCCGGAGACTGTTTGACTAATTTTTTGTTTGGAGAAAAATATATTATATCTATAAATAATTCGGGAAATGTTTATAATGGGAAAAAATGGAGCATGTTTTGTATTTATTTCATTACTGAGAAGGAACTAATATATACTTATAAATAGTAATTTCTTTATGAAATGAATATAACAATATAATTTTGTGAATTTGTATTGCAAAACATGGTAAAAACGCACTTACCTTCATTCGTACTGCAACCTCCAAGTCTGGCGACTCTGACGGTGAGAGAGCAAGGAACCTCCGAACCAATGACTGGTTTATATTTACCAAGTTGTGTTTGTGATTTAATTGATGGAATGTAAATAAGGCACTGACACGCctataagcactgaagcgagccaaaggtgcgccgctgtcatcgcccctcccttgccggagCGAGGCAAACCTTCCTGTAGTAGTCAGTCagaaagtcgtcatgctaaggccccataaAGCCAACGCACCAGAACAGGACATGAACCCTAACAAGACTCGAAAAAAGATTTCA encodes the following:
- the LOC123101188 gene encoding uncharacterized protein, coding for MRLLVRQRLIETIAAQICLSVVCIVAATTSSILNSGTKSRRTTPFSRLMAVEKWKISLSYEDENHQHKVLEGLMDRTDISYYELVKLIEEVGFSPAYDFLYYRKKYPRGRGYLVRIDNDIHVSRMISEHTNEKKVQLYVFNEEANIDVAPSDPQREDDGPITSLEEEEVVFDKGAAKTRAATSQSNSNRKLNNDFSFVGTCHA